Sequence from the Osmerus eperlanus chromosome 23, fOsmEpe2.1, whole genome shotgun sequence genome:
ACTCAGTAAACCTTTGTTAAAGGAGCCATGTGCTAAATTGTTAATCCAAATAAAATTGTGAACGCTTTTAGTAGACTTTTCTACAATAATCCAACTCGTCCATGCTTTtgatttaattcactgtttttAAGAGAAATACATGATTGATGAAATGGACCGATTTTAGAATGGACAAACATTAAATTCTAAAATAACCTTCCCATGACATGAGTGTTGACTAGTGTTAGAATGGGTCGGTTCGAGATCGGATCAGAGGGATTCaggcaagggcgtaggtttgtctCAGCTTTGAGACCAAACCCCCCCCCATGTCGAGtacatcatctgtactggacttctgagcaatgaaatTATGATTTATATTTGGGCAtcccaatttatagcacctttttactacctacaagtataagtgtgaatgacaacattcatgggtaacattgtctaaacatcccttaaaaaTAGCAATTGaatgcaatctttaccaaaatggacaaattcaacttctcacctgaacccctgatgctgattcatcaccaacctgctctacatctgtagcttcagagtgctgtttttcctgcacagtaattcatcaatttaatacagacactaaccatgcttagttgactgctgacattggtcgagattacaggggtagccatattactatccaagggattatataggcctacttattaccagATAATATCACTTTTAAattgctagcctgctggtactaggctaaactagcacggtcccattatgtgggtaggttagctttatccttctggcttcaacaagaccagctgctgctaacacactggtcgaaagattgcagacgctagggatagatttaatacaagcaaaagttacatgctctactacactaacaactttcaaaacatgtttccattgtagaATGGGTGGCGATGTAAGGCTAGCAGGTTTGCACTGTGTGGGTAATTTTCCTACTAGTTAGCTAACTAACGACCTTGCTAGTTACTTACTCTATGGGTGGTGAAAACACTTCTGATACATCTTTTCTttttgggtgacattttcctatctacaaagcacaaaagggccaaaaatatcaatgctgagaccaaacgaaatactaatatgaggctttatTATTTCCTGGCGTATTTAGTAGTTTACCGTGTCAGACTACTGacagctctctttctgcaagtcaaGATTCACAAAGTGTTTCTGACTGCCACTTCAGCCAATTAAATTACATAATCTTGTCTCGCAGGATCGAGGGCGTATTGGATaacttgaaaatgtatttttcacttttctgggcgacgaacaataatacaaatgagttttgcaaatatattgtgcaaaatattttatatttagatacaattatacattttatatataaattatatttatatttagggaatatgttaaacacatgttggtctgctgcaagcacaaactctaAACCCTGTACATGTACATGTTACAGTATTAAAATGATTactagaatgtaatacatataataagaaacaaaagcatatcaaacatgacattaaaagctgtttcgaaccatatttacaagaacacaacttttaatgataatttcagtcttcctcggtccaccttcctcttcaactgttgagaccacctctccagaggtgtgtcattgaggtgtgattgtcattttagcacTCATGCAAATCAAtgactgtcccagacgagtgtctaggtgaccagtgacaaaggggctgccaaaTACAGCCCTACACtgtaattcgctctggataagggcttctgctaaataactaaatgttgatatggaaaaattctagcggcactgtgtagatttgaatagtcaagagatggcggttacaatacatttattttgcttgtacaaatcaagatttaacaaagtactttgtgatcagtcataacgaaggaggtgctagccacaggtcgttcgccagagtgatacagaacaaccctaaaaccctgccttatataaactttagatcaaatgattcctctgaactctgttgattggtcagcactgctcagtgacagtttgaaacaatacatctctggtgacagtttgacttcatatcaagttcccacggttctttaatgtggcctctctccccaaaccagtagatagtaaaaccacaggagttcaccagtcaaatggtcaactgtcctttgtgtgggccacttcaaacaagtcttacaggaagggtcagagcagtttgatcagttaacaatacaattgaatccacattgtctccagaccagctgtctcttcctccccaggtgtcataaactgcaaatggcatctctaccaaatggagttgactcttaacccttgtgttatcttcgggtcattctgacccatcagtcattgtgacccaccgtcgtattgcgacaactttaccgcatacaaaaacaaagtgaagcattttcttttaaccgttgggctgtctcagaccccccacattgcgaaggttaaaagaaaattatttttatttgtttttgtattgggtaaaattgggtaaacacaacgatggttcgttatgaacctttgggtcatgtgacccgaaggcagcacgagggttaatcaactttagacttccgttaaaacacattcctcatatatgaaacacacacattataactgtattccaaaatttccacgacaatgTACAGCTAAATGTAGCTTATTAATTAGCCACATTCAAAAACGTCAGGAGGCCTGTACAATAAATACAAGCTGGGATGTTTTCTGTGTTTAGTGGAGACCGACTCCAAGACCATCCTTTGTCTTGTTTGAAACCCTTCTGAGACTCAAGACATTTCATGACAGAAAGAAAAGATTGGTTTTGGGGCGTATAAAGTATGATTTGGTAGACCATGACAGGATTAGGAAATACACTGTATAATCTTTTATTACAATTTGGACATGATTCAAATGTCAAACTGATGAATGGCCTCATATGCCATTACCTTTCATGAAGACATGATCGTTTCATGAATCGGAATGCTGACAATATTGTTAATGGAACCCAGTTTTATTTGTAAATACATTGTGACATTTGGTAGAGGTAATATTATCAGATAAACTGAGGTGCTAAAGTATTGAAGGTAAAACAGAAAATACATGTGTGAGGTGGCAAAACATGATAACAGCATAACACAGACTGTAGATAACGGCTGTATTTCTGCTTTTGacctcaccaccacccacacATGGGTTATAAAAACAGCAACTAAAGAGAACTTTGGATCCTAAACCCAAAAGAGAAAGGAGACTGACCATTTCTCAAGATATAGATGGGAGATAACATGTTCTGGAATTATGCTCAGATCCTGGATCAATTAGCTATTGTTCATGTTAACACGATAAATCCAATAAGTGATATTAGTGGTAAATCTTAAAACATTAAGGCAAAGAAAAAGAAGATGCTACAGAAAGGATGTGGGTTTGTCTATGATGGGACAGGGTTTAAAGACAACATGTTGCATCATCAGTTATTGTAAAACACACAGATGTAAGGAGAAAGTATTGGCTGTTTGAGACTGAAACTCAGTTGAAAAGGCCCCAAACAACAGAGACGTGATAATAGAGATAATAGAAAAAGGAGACTTACTGAACATGTGACAGATTGACCATGTCCCTGTTAAACCCTCAATATATTGATTTCAAGTAACTTTACAAATATCAATTGATACCATGCTCTCTACAtatttaaaaataattattgtAAAATAACACATATGGGGGACTTTTTAATCTGCCAGTTTGAGTCTGATCCTGGCTATTGACCATAGGTTTCACAAGTGGGAAATGTGAAGAGTAAGGGATCACTGACGTATCAATGTATCTCAGCATAAGACTGCTGATGCAGGATCAGGTCTGGTTTTATTAAGCTTATTCAAATGTTAATGCTTTGATCAATCCTATTCAAGTGTACTAAACATTTACCCATGTGTAGCTGCTTTTACACTGTAAAAAAGTCAACTGAACAACAGCAACTGATAAGAACTATGAAAACGAAAGAGAAATAAAATGTATGACCTGGCGGTCTATGACAATGACTGAAAGATAATTTGTTAGGAACATCAGTTATTGTATAACTTAGCATGGCCAGGTCCAGGGCCACGTTACCAGGGCCCCGATTTTCGGTAAAATCAGGATATGGCTTGCTGTGTAAATATTTTTAATGCATGCAGTATTTTCTCGCCTTTGTATTTCGTCACTATGACCCCATTTATTATAGACTTGTAGCAAGCACTGTCTGATTCTTAGCTTGAGGTGAACATAGCATCTCGTATTATATATCTCAGCAGTAAGAGAACGTAAATGTGTAAAATATACAGATGCAAAAAAAAGCATCTTGAGAAACTGTTGAAATTGTCCTGAACCACAGCAACTATTCACCATGAAGGTGAAGGAGACATGAGATTTAATGTATGTGACTGGCTGGCAATCGTAAAGCTCTTGTTAGTTGCTGTTCACAGGCTCTGTGAGCATAGTTCAACTATAATGAAGCAATAAATCACAAGAGGGTGTGGTAAACACAAATAACCCAAGGGCTGTGCTGCTGTCAATAGGGTTAAGTTTCTGTTGCTGTCAGGGGCCAAGAATGTCTGGGGAATTCCAAACCACTACAGTAAATCTACTTTCTGTTTTACCTTCATGATCTTAGTACCCCAGTTTATATGATAAAATTACCTCTAATAAATGTCACAAGCATCATTACAAATATTGAATACAATAAACAATATTGTAAGCATTCTGATTCCTTGGAAACAGAGTACAGTCATCATCTGCCAAATCATAATCAACTATGGTAGATAACATGTTCTGAAATTATGCTCAGAACCTGGGTCAATGAACTGGTGTTCGTGTTAACACAAATAAGTGACATTAGTGGTAAATCTTAAAACATTAAGGCAAAGAAAAAGAAGATGCTACAGAAAAGACATGGGTTTGTCTATGATGGGACAGGGTTTAAAGACAACATGTTGCACTTGCATCATCAGTTATTGTCAAACACACAGTTGTAAGGAGAAAGTATTGGCTGTTTGAGACTGAAACTTTGTTGAAATCGCCCCGAACAACAGAGACTGACGTGAAGGTATTAGAGAAAGTAGACTTACTGAacggcacgtgccccagtaaaaagggtctatcGACACCCCTGCTGAACAATGTGACAGGTTGACAATGTCCCTGTTAAACCCTCAATTTATAGATGTCAAGTAACTTTACAAATATCAATTGATACCATGCTCTCTACAtatttaataataattattGTAAAATAACACATATGGGGGACTTTTTAATCTGCCAGTTTGAGTCTGATCCTGGCTATTGACCATAGGTTTCACAAGTGGGAAAGGTGAAGAGTAAGGGATCACTGACGTATCAATGTATCTCAGCATAGGACTGCTGATGCAGGATCAGGTCTGGTTTTATTAAGCTTATTCAAATGTTAATGCTTTGATCAATCCTATTCAAGTGTACTAAACATTTACCCATGTGTAGCTGCTTTTACACTGTAAAAACGTCAACTGAACAACAGCAGCTGATAAGAACTATGAAAACGAAAGAGAAATAAAATGTATGACCTGGCGGTCTATGACAATGACTGAAAGATAATTTGTTAGGAACATCAGTTATTGTATAACTTAGCATCACAGTGTAAAAATGTTGTCCTGATAAAGACTCAAACTATGTTGAGCAACTATGTGAGGCTTGAACAACAGCAACTGAAAGGCACTGAAGGTCACGGAGGTGACAGAAAAGAGTGTGATGTGACAATCTCTGTCTGATTTCGTGTCACCTCTAATGGGGAAAGTCAATCTTTCCTAAATTGACTGTCTAAGTGTGCTTGTAGTATGAAATACTGTATGCTTTTTCCTTACCCTCACATTATTACCAGGGCCCCAATTTTCGGTAAAATCAGGATACTTGAACAGCAACTGAAAGGCACTGAAAGTCATGTGAGGTGACTTTATGTCATCTCTAATAGGGAAAGTCAAATTTTGAATGACAAGTTTTACCTTTCGTGCAGTCTATGTGCTAAGATCCTGAAAGTAAAACATAAAGTAGATTTACTGTGTGAGGTGGCATGATAAAGGCAAAACAAAAACTAATTTAGTAAGATAGAGATGGTAGATAACATGTTGTGGAATTCTCCTCAGACCCTGGGTCAATGAACTGGTGTTTATGTTAAGTAATAGGAAgagaataaacatttaaaatggAAAAGGAGACAGTGTTTCTGACTGTGACTGAAGAGGTTAGAGTGAGATTGATGCCATATGTCAAAATTGTGATGTAGATACCTCTCACTTTAAAGAGGTAACATTCTTTCAACATatctaaaaaaaaactataattgAGAGACATATTTTAGTAGTTTAACATAGTAGGTACTAGAACAATGTAACaactcattttgaagatgcttATATATCACCGTTATTTGTTGGTTTCGACATTGCATTGTATTGATAAGGGATATGTGCCTTTGCCTCTTAGTACTTTTTACCACTAATGTTCTTTAAATAGTGTAACTACTAAAAtacatataggcctacagtaaATAAAGATGAATAGTTTCATATATCTGAAGATACAATGTATCAATTTAACTCTAAATATATATTCAGTAAATCTGTGTTAAAGGATCCAGCCATGTGCTAAATCTGCAAATTGTTAATCGAAAGAAAATTGTGAATGCTGTTGGTAGATTATTCTAAAATAATCCAATTGGTCCATGCTTTTAATTTAAGACTTAATTGACAAACATTGAATTAGGTTAGGCCTCCTATTGTCATGACCTCATATTGTCATGACTTGAGTGTTGACTTTCGTTGTAAAAGAAAAGGCCACATGATAATTTGAAAAACATTTGTAACGTTTGCTAATAGTTTGCCAGCTGGAAGCAAGTCGTCCGGCAGGGTAAAACACCGACTAACGTTTGTTTAATAATACTATTTCTTCTATTAAAGGGTGTCATGTTACTATTTGATGTAAAACAGTTTTTTGCAATTACCTTCATGGGGGGACGAGATTTAGTGACGTTGCTCTGGAGTGGAACGTTTGAAAATCGAAAGTGATAGCAAGTAGGGTTTTATTTTCCTCATGGACCCTCAATTTGTCTTCGTCGTGTTCGCAGACCATCTCAGATCAGAAAGTCTGTCTGATCTGATAATATAATCATTAGAATTTACTCCGAAGGCTGGTGAACATATTGAAGGTAATTAAGCGCGAATTCATACAATATTGGTTCACCCAATCGTCTAAGTTAAAAAAGCTCAGCCTACAATTTTTAAAAACGCATCAATACAAGTCTGTATGTAGATACATTATGTGTAAAACATTGCTGTAACAAAACTATCTGACCATAAACAGTTTTTTCGGGATATTGGAGTTATGTCGTCTCTTGGTCAAAGTAAGTCTACTGGAAAAATTGAAATAAGTACATGGTAGAATATTGTATTTGCGTTGTAGGTTGTTGGCAACGCATAGCCTATATTATACCCTCTCTGTATATCTAAATGATCgttgtgttttgttgttttagAGTATCATGGGTTGTATAAGCGAGAATCAACCGGCTGTTTAAACAGTTTTCTGCAGGTCCTATTTATGACAGAGGAATGCAGGAAGGCTGTGTTAAGGTTTGAGTGTTCCGACCTCTTTATCTCaaatctgtctatctatctgtttctgtctttcagCTGAGAGTTTTTGAAGACTCTGCCTTTCAAAAGTAAGCTAATCTAGAAATCCTACTATATTTCTCTACTCACTTAACACATACTATGTTACATTTAATGATACAATTATTTCATCATAAATACTATTTACTAAAGCATTATATAAAGCACATATTGTACTTAAACTTGAGGATGTCATgtaagagggggaggcagatggctgggcggttagggagtcgggctattaatcaaaaggttgttggtttgattcccgggctgtgcaaaatgacgttgtgtccttgggcaaggcacttcaccctacttatctcggggagaatgtccctgtacttactgtaagtcactctggataagagcgtctgctaaatgactaaatgtaagagacAATAAGATAGATCATTTGTTGCTGATAATAAAGCTGTTCAGAACTACATATATACTGTAGTATTAGCAATTGGACAGTTTCAGTTTTAAATCAATCTCATCTCAATCAATATGTTCAGTTCCATGCAAAATGCCAACCTAAATTGCTTACCAatataatgtaaaaaaaaaaaaaaaacactttgaaCACTTTGAATAATCTCTTTGTGCTTTGCAGTAATTTTGTAATCTATTTTACTAATCATTGCTTTGTATCTATACTTCGTACTTGTGCCAAGTGTAAATGCATATTAAATCATTCATATGGCTCTTAATGTAGATCCAACCAAGCCTACCTTCTCATGTACAAGAAGTGTGGTGAAGGCTTGAGAACAGCACATTCACAGTCGCAAGAATACAGTCAACCTACAAGAGCAGGAtcgagaagaggggagaagggatcaGAAGGGAAGAAACATGAGCAGGCAGACAGTGGCTCATCAGAACACTATGCTACATCCCAACTACAGCAGCACGAGAGAAGATTTTGACATTGGACAACGGGAAGTTGCCATCAGAGAAGATGAAAACCTCCAACAAACAATTAAAGAACAGGATCAAAAACCAGCAACCGCAACAGCGCACAATACTGTACAATCTAACTACTCCGAAAGTTACAAACTATCCTCCACCAAAGGCAATATTGGACTGTCCTCTACAGAGAGGGTGCAACAGTCTTCCTCAACAGGGTCTACGAGCCGTAGTGGGCATACTAATGTGGGTGCCCAGAAAAACACAGCAAAGTCAGGAGGGAAGGGATCAGGACGGGAGAGCAATTATGCTTTTAATCACAAACATCCTGACAATTTCCCAGTATCAAATGATAATAGAGTATCCCAAAGTGTCAAATCAAGAAGTAGAGAGAATGCTGCTCAACACACAATGACTAAAGGACAGGAAGAAGAACAAATGACAGCGTCACATTCCGACAGTCACTTCTTCTATTCCCATGATCAACAAAGGCTGAATGTTCCTGTAAAGAAAGGTAAAAATGGTTATTAGGTTCTTGAATACCAAGTACATGGTAGAATACTGTATTTGCATTGTAAGTTGTTTGCAACGCATATAATATACTCTCTCTGTAAATCTAAATGATCTTTGTGTTGCGGTTTTAGAGTATCATGGGTTGTATAACCAAGGATCAACCTGCTATTTGAACAGTGTCCTGCAGGTCCTATTTATGACAGAGGAATGCAGGAAGGCTGTGTTAAGGTTTGAGTGTTCCGACCCCTTTATCTCAAATCTATTATTTGTTCTGTAAATGTATTAACATTTATCATTATGCTGATCTTTATATTATATACTCTCTGAACAGTTTAAATGCCCTTGGACAATTTGACAATAATCTTAAGAGCCTATTTAAGACTTTAAAGAAAGAGACGACTGACACATGTAAAATCACACCCTGTCTGGACATAGGAAAGGGTGAGTCTACAAACAAGAACTTAAGCTGTGCTTTAATTTGACTTAAAACACTGTGTGTTGCAGCCATCCCTTTTATATAATTAAAATGACTTACCAATCTTGGCCAGGATgcttttgaaaaatatttttaattGAAATGAGCTCTTCCTGCTTAAATAAAAGTTACAAAATAAAAGATAACATTTGAAACGTTGGAATGTAGCCATTTTACACTTCAACATGGTGGGAAAAATATTCTTAGAGATTGGGAAATGAGAGCTACAGT
This genomic interval carries:
- the si:ch211-212k18.13 gene encoding ubiquitin carboxyl-terminal hydrolase 47 isoform X2, with translation MSRQTVAHQNTMLHPNYSSTREDFDIGQREVAIREDENLQQTIKEQDQKPATATAHNTVQSNYSESYKLSSTKGNIGLSSTERVQQSSSTGSTSRSGHTNVGAQKNTAKSGGKGSGRESNYAFNHKHPDNFPVSNDNRVSQSVKSRSRENAAQHTMTKGQEEEQMTASHSDSHFFYSHDQQRLNVPVKKEYHGLYNQGSTCYLNSVLQVLFMTEECRKAVLSLNALGQFDNNLKSLFKTLKKETTDTCKITPCLDIGKEFMQRDAAEYFEKILNNVHDDVSKVFNGSLRHTSTCSKNHQTSDEVCSFWTLPLSLEGPSGEPYSVMDGFEDFFKGSPTTKDNMMYCDKCGDKKDGQNRNVQYELYAIVDHSGSLTSGHYRAQIKSYEDQKWYEFDDNYVKQLRVFEDSAFQKSNQAYLLMYKKCGEGLGTSTSQMQEYSHTTTAASKREEKGSGGKKDCHSSSQHDTVHTGNKGQVEKAITTQPPPINSPGQQRLNVEAPKKKLGTSV